The Sulfolobus islandicus Y.N.15.51 sequence TAAGGTAAGGGGTCCCATAGAGACCTCTTATAGGAACATTAAGGCTTTTCTTCCATTTACTAGTTCTACTAAGTTTGTTTTCCGCACGTTGATCTTCGTGCTGGCCGTGGCCTTCTACTCCCTGTACACCGTGTTCAAGGGGGAGGTGAGGAGGGAGCAGTTCAGGATACTCCTAATACTCTTGTTTTCTGATGATTTATTCTATCTAAAAGATTTTCTATTTAAATCAATAGAACCGCTTATTAATAATATAGATTTATTTTCAAGGAGGTGATTTTGGGTCTACCGAAATAGGGGGAGGGTTATTAATGTTCTAGTAATAGGTGTGGATAACATATCGTCATTGGTAGGAAAGGTGGAACTTGAGAATGGCACAGTGTATCCCCCAGTGACGGTGCCATACGCAGTAATAGGCCATGATATAGCACATCCCATTCCAAATATAACCATTCAACCTGGTTCAACGATAATTCTAAAACTATCTAATGGAAATACGGTTCCCTTAACAGTATATGGTGTATTACAATCAACCCAATCCATTGTCATAGGTGATACCTCAGATGCCATTTTCATTCCATTAAGTGAGGCCAGGGCGCTGATAAATCCTCCGGGCTATTTTCTAGTAGTATTGCAAGCTGGTAGTATAAGTGAAATTAACACGATCACCACTCTATTAAGCTACATTTACGGAAACTCCTTAACGGTAACTACAATACAGCAAGCAGTATCATCTGTTCAAGTTATAATAACGAGCTTCTCGTTTCTAGTAATATTAATAGGATCTATATCACTATTCGTTGGTGCCGTTGGAATAATGGGGATAACCTTAGCTAGAGTTTATCAGAGAACTAGGGAAATTGGAATAATGAAAACCCTAAGGGCTAACAACTAGACAAATCTTATTAGCCTTCTTATTAGAGGCACTTATTATAGGAGTAATCGGAGGAATAGTAGGACTAACATTAACTTTTGTGGGTACATATTTATTAGACATAAATGGTATACCATTTAATGCAGGTTCAAGCAATGGTTCAAATTTACTTATAGTCATACGTCCACTTTTCTCAATGTCTGACGTTGGAATCTCAATTGTGATAGCCTTAGTGACAAGCGTTATAGCTGGTATATATCCTGCATGGAAGGCCTCCAAATTAACCGTTATAGAAGCGGTTAGAAAAGATTAGTTATTCTTGATACAATCCATAACCAGTATATAATCTGCCATCCTTAATAATGTATGAAACGTTAGTGGGCTTCAAGTTCTCAATATCCTTAGTGGGATCATCCTTTAATACTATTAAGTCAGTCCTATACCCTTCCCTTATATAACCGGCTTTAACGTCAAGGCATTCGGAAGCTATTGAAGTTGATGCCCTTAATACCTCTAAATTGCTCATATATTTAGATAGCAACACAGCTTCTCTGTAGTTCCGTCCATGAGGTCTCCTCTTAGATCCCACGTAATCCGTGCCAGTAGCTATTTTCAATTTATGGGAAATGGCGATACTCATATCCTCGCTGAAATGTCTCTTAACTAACTCTTCTCTGTAAACCTTAGCTTCAGGATCTCTTACCTCAAATGGAATTTCATAAGTAGCTAACGTCGGAATGTAACAAATTCCCCTTTCCTTAATCATGCTCGCAGTTTCATCATCCAATCCTAAGCCATGTTCTATTGTATCCACACCAGCTAAAATTGAGTTCATGATTGCATCTTTTCCGTAAGCGTGAGACGCCACTTTCAAACTAAACCTATGTGATTCGTCAACTATGGCCTTAAGCTCATCCAATGCTAACCCCGGTAAGATTTTTCCACCTTGAGAAAATGCTCCAGAGGCGTAAACTTTTATTACTCTAGCACCTTGCCTTACTGCCATTCTTACAACCTTTCTGCACTCATAAGGGGAATCACAGTAGAATGAGTATGAAAGTCTTTGTGCAATGTCTATTGGTAAATCTTTAGGATTATCGTTACCGCCAGTAATCGCTAAAGAGTATCCAGAGGCGATCACAGTTGGTCCTAATATTTCCCCTCTTCTCTGAAGGTAATCTAACCTAACTGCGACCTTACTTCCCAAATCCCTAACTAGGGTAAATCCTGAACGTAATAGTCTTTCCATGTCCCTAGTACTCCTTATTGCAGCGTCAATTTCGTTAACTATATTCCAAGAGAGAACGTTATCCTCTTCAACTCCGAAGAAATGCAAATGGGAATCGACTAACCCTGGCATTATGAAATTGCCATGAATAACCTTACTTCCTTGAGGAATCTCGATTCCTTCTACGATTCTTTCAATCTTATTATTTTCTACAATTACTGTGCCTTGTTCAATAATTCTTTCTCCGTCGAATATCTTTCCAACGAGAGTTATCATCTTATTAAAAAATAGGAAATTAAAGTATATAAAAGAGAGAAGGTTGTTTGTCTAGTGTTTTAGATTAACCTCTGCAATACCCTTTTTGGCTGCTCCCATTACTTTCTCGTGATCTTCTGGTGAAGGGCTTGGTACAACTATGTGTAAAGCCTCCATATAAGTGTCAGCCTTAACTCCTCTCTTAACTCCTTTAGGTACTATTACGATTGATCCATCACGTACTTCATATTCCTTATTGCCAATGGTAACTTTTCCCTGTCCTTGCAGTACATAAAATATTAAATCTGAATTTGGTGCATGTATTGGAATGTATTGGCTTGGCTTGAAAAAGACCAAAATAACCCCATACTCTTCTTTTCTAAGTACTGGAATTGGAGTGAAAACTTCTCCAGTTTTTCTAAACTCGGAAATGTGTGAAATTATCGCCTTATTACTTTCTCCCTTCTTTTTTGTCAACCTTAATACGAAATCACCATTTTCCGTTTGCTCAACCTTATACTTCTCAACATGACCAGATAATAGTTGTATTAAGTGAGATGGATAGTGATCAGCTATTACTGTCAACTCCTCTTCTTCTTTTAGCTTATCGAAGCTTTCTAACACTAGTCTGTGCCTATATTCTGGTTCCACACTTCTTAGATCTAGTTCCATGGGATAGTGTTTTACCTTATATTATAAAAAATGGTACGCTAAAACATTAGGGTTACTACGTTTTTTGAAAATGCCAGTTAGAAGTAGAGAGTTGAGGACGCCTAGAGCTCTTTAGCGACCATATGAGAGACACGTTAAATATACAAAAATCTCGGCACAATTTTCTTAGACTTTCCGATTCAGTCTATTTAACCACCTTATATTTTAGGTCCTCCTTTTATATCTAAAGAGGTCATACAATCCATGAGATGACAAGGTATATAATTGATACTAGAGTTTTAGAGTATTTCTCTCATAAGATAATTGAAAGAAGGATTAATGAGATAGTAGAGGGTGAAATAATAGTGGTAATTTCCAAAGTTGATCCAGCTAGGATACTTGCAAGACTGAAACTTAAGAAGGGTATTGACATTATAGTAAGTAAAAATAAAAAAGAGAATTGGATATTATATCTGATTAAGTCTTCTTACCACTAGTGAAAGCTAGAATTCCAGCAATCAGTAATAGGATAAATGATATTATTCCGATAAATCCCATGGCAGGTATTGAAAGTAATGCAGCTAAAACTAATAACACACCTGCTATTGTCTTATCTGAAATTAACGAACCGATTATACCCAAAACAAATGCAGGTATAACCAGAAATCCCATGAAGCCGTAAAACATCATTCCTCCATATCCCATCATTCCATATCTAGGGTAGAAAAATGCGAAAGGAAGGCTATTCCAATAATTAAAAGTAGTGAGCCAACCAATCCTAAAATTTGATAGTTCTCCATCTTTTACGCCACCACTATCTCTCCATACATTCCCATTTCTGCATGACCGGGATATTCGCAAACGTAATAATATACACTTGGCTGACTCAAGGTGGTTGTAAAGCTGAACTCATAAGCTTGTCCAGAATTATAGTTCGCATAAGGTAACATTGGCGTCATTCCTATTGTATTCATTCTAATGTACATCATAGGGTAATAGGGGTAAGGTGGTGGGACTGGTATAATTGCAATATTATGTAACATATCATCATCTAGATTAATGAATACAACTTGAACTGTAGCTCCCCTCGGGATAATAAGTGTTGGGTTAATCAAACCATAAATTACGAAGACATCGTGCTGTGCATAGGCTGGCGGTTGTTGTCCAGTTAAGTTTATTGCCCTCTCATGACCCATTCCCAAAACTACTAATACTATATTTGAAGAGGTGAAAAGTAAAGTGTTGTTATTGGGAAACACTTTAACGTAAGATGGTATATTTCTCATCATGGATATTGCCTCGCTTATTGGAATAGTATTCTCATATAAGGTAGCATAACCTCCATAATATCCCATCATGTGGTACATTCCTTCACCTCCCATCATTCCTCCACCCATCATTCCGTAATTTCCTTGTGAATAATATCCCATGTACTGTAATTGTTGGTTATAGTATGTTAAAGAATTTTGGACAGGTAGATAGTAATTATAATAGTAAGCATATCCTACTACACTCGCAACCACAACTGCAACTATTATGCCTATTAATAGTAACTTTTTGCTTTCCATACGTATTACTTAGTACATAGGTAAAAAATTTTGTGATTAATATGACCTAGAAATTAAAAAGTTAATCTAAAAAGTAGAAAAATTAGTTGGGTAATTTATTCTTTTATCTTTTATTTGATTTTTATTGGTATATCTATTATAAAGCGTGTTAATTAGCTCTATATATTTCCTGTGTCTTTCTTTACCAAAACCTTCTTCTATCCTCTCAAATTTATAATAAATTATTTTGTCTTCATCATCAGATAGCAAATTTTCAGCAGTTGGAAATAGAACGTTATTTTCCTTATCGATATGGCTAGATAACATCACGATAAGGTTATTCAAATCCTCTCGCAAGCCTTTGGGCTCATTGTATTTAACCTCTATCCTATTTATTATATCCCTTAACTTGTTATGCTCATATGCCATAACATAAATTGGACCTCCTACCATCCCTTTATGTTCTAAAAAGTCAAACAGTAGTTTCTCTTCCTTAACGTGGTGGCAATTATCAACGAAATTCTTCATGAAATCTATAATTATTTTAATATCTTGCATATTATCTGTGTTCATATCTATAACGTTCAATATCTCGATAGTGTCGTCATTAAGCTATTTATATTTGTATAACGAGTATTACATATGGTAGGAAGGCTGTAGTTAGGCAAGACGTTTCTTGCCCCTCTTGTGGTTCTCATCATGTTGTTAAGTGTGGTAGGCCTTTGGGTAGGCAGAGGTATTTGTGTAGGGATTGCGGTAAGTACTTCTTGGGTGACGCTACTTACCATCACCATTCTAGGAATAGCAGTTGTTCTACTTTTCCTCGGTAATACAAAGTTCACGGTACTATCGATAAAGTTTTTAGATTTGCGTTTAGTTGATTGAAAACTGTGAAGTTCGAGAGGGAGCTGAACATTGCGAGGAGTGAGTTCATTAAGTCCTTCAATTCCTTAGTCGGAATACTGAGGATGAACGGATTGAGCAGAAAGGTCGCAGTAGGTTTAGCACTCATGGCCTTGATAGGAGGGAGGGCCAGCATTAGAAACGCATCCATCACATTCGGGTTAAACTACGCGAACTTGTT is a genomic window containing:
- a CDS encoding ABC transporter permease family protein, yielding MDNISSLVGKVELENGTVYPPVTVPYAVIGHDIAHPIPNITIQPGSTIILKLSNGNTVPLTVYGVLQSTQSIVIGDTSDAIFIPLSEARALINPPGYFLVVLQAGSISEINTITTLLSYIYGNSLTVTTIQQAVSSVQVIITSFSFLVILIGSISLFVGAVGIMGITLARVYQRTREIGIMKTLRANN
- a CDS encoding ABC transporter permease family protein, which translates into the protein MGGIVGLTLTFVGTYLLDINGIPFNAGSSNGSNLLIVIRPLFSMSDVGISIVIALVTSVIAGIYPAWKASKLTVIEAVRKD
- a CDS encoding metal-dependent hydrolase family protein: MITLVGKIFDGERIIEQGTVIVENNKIERIVEGIEIPQGSKVIHGNFIMPGLVDSHLHFFGVEEDNVLSWNIVNEIDAAIRSTRDMERLLRSGFTLVRDLGSKVAVRLDYLQRRGEILGPTVIASGYSLAITGGNDNPKDLPIDIAQRLSYSFYCDSPYECRKVVRMAVRQGARVIKVYASGAFSQGGKILPGLALDELKAIVDESHRFSLKVASHAYGKDAIMNSILAGVDTIEHGLGLDDETASMIKERGICYIPTLATYEIPFEVRDPEAKVYREELVKRHFSEDMSIAISHKLKIATGTDYVGSKRRPHGRNYREAVLLSKYMSNLEVLRASTSIASECLDVKAGYIREGYRTDLIVLKDDPTKDIENLKPTNVSYIIKDGRLYTGYGLYQE
- a CDS encoding DUF2249 domain-containing protein, whose protein sequence is MELDLRSVEPEYRHRLVLESFDKLKEEEELTVIADHYPSHLIQLLSGHVEKYKVEQTENGDFVLRLTKKKGESNKAIISHISEFRKTGEVFTPIPVLRKEEYGVILVFFKPSQYIPIHAPNSDLIFYVLQGQGKVTIGNKEYEVRDGSIVIVPKGVKRGVKADTYMEALHIVVPSPSPEDHEKVMGAAKKGIAEVNLKH
- a CDS encoding plastocyanin/azurin family copper-binding protein translates to MESKKLLLIGIIVAVVVASVVGYAYYYNYYLPVQNSLTYYNQQLQYMGYYSQGNYGMMGGGMMGGEGMYHMMGYYGGYATLYENTIPISEAISMMRNIPSYVKVFPNNNTLLFTSSNIVLVVLGMGHERAINLTGQQPPAYAQHDVFVIYGLINPTLIIPRGATVQVVFINLDDDMLHNIAIIPVPPPYPYYPMMYIRMNTIGMTPMLPYANYNSGQAYEFSFTTTLSQPSVYYYVCEYPGHAEMGMYGEIVVA
- a CDS encoding hemerythrin domain-containing protein — translated: MNTDNMQDIKIIIDFMKNFVDNCHHVKEEKLLFDFLEHKGMVGGPIYVMAYEHNKLRDIINRIEVKYNEPKGLREDLNNLIVMLSSHIDKENNVLFPTAENLLSDDEDKIIYYKFERIEEGFGKERHRKYIELINTLYNRYTNKNQIKDKRINYPTNFSTF